In Nocardioides ginsengisegetis, a single window of DNA contains:
- a CDS encoding ATP-binding protein, translated as MGSPATLATQRRRFAVAAPSALALVALFAFLLQPGFSLATRQAASGAGLLLAGVLGAVSCGARAAQTAGRRRRSWLLLMSAGCTAVAANLWATVVGADVVTSPSAVSNAGIALALALSIAGLLMFPSVRRRGADALVMFLDGAIAAGAVLVICSVLVYSELLEATASSPSQRWSDLLFPVLDIVLATVAMLLVLRTRGADRPALAMVAAGFLLYTVADLAFAVLAAKGTFEWGSYVDLLWIGGYLVISLAAWYPSEHADAASPGANGPGSDARATVLVFAVLFVAGVIQVSVRGDHLRATEAVLWIALFLAAAARQTLLAADNAALRVDLERRVRAQTADLRRLARQNEVLLTSVGDGIYGVDPAGRVTFVNPAGAALLGHSPDDLLGKVAHDHFHAPAVDGTPYPSDGCYISQAIRSGTVAQPEEDVYLRADGQTFAVEITASPLLDDDTVRGAVVVFRDVTQRREVERMKNEFLSVVSHELRTPLTSIRGSLGLLAGGSLGELPERAGPLVTIALQSSERLTRLINDLLDIERIESGTRPMTVAVLEAADLVATAAHQIEGLATQMRVRIEVGDTSGRVLADEDRIIQTLTNLLGNAITYSEPGGVVHLEAREQGGEVVFTVRDQGRGIPAEKLESIFEPFEQVDSSDARQKGGTGLGLAISRGIVEGHGGRIWAANAPGRGAVLTFTLPSPRRSGAEPGAAARRSSRPTA; from the coding sequence ATGGGGAGCCCCGCCACGCTTGCCACGCAGCGGCGCCGGTTCGCCGTCGCCGCCCCGAGCGCCCTGGCCCTGGTGGCCCTCTTCGCCTTCCTGCTCCAGCCGGGCTTCTCGCTGGCCACCCGTCAGGCCGCCAGCGGGGCCGGTCTCCTGCTGGCCGGGGTCCTGGGAGCCGTCAGCTGCGGCGCCCGGGCCGCACAGACGGCCGGACGTCGCCGTCGTTCCTGGCTCCTCCTGATGTCGGCCGGGTGCACGGCGGTGGCCGCCAACCTGTGGGCGACCGTCGTGGGTGCCGACGTGGTCACCTCGCCGAGCGCGGTGAGCAACGCCGGGATCGCCCTGGCCCTGGCCCTCTCGATCGCCGGGCTGCTCATGTTCCCCAGCGTCCGTCGTCGCGGTGCCGACGCCCTCGTCATGTTCCTGGACGGCGCGATCGCCGCGGGTGCGGTGCTGGTCATCTGCTCGGTCCTCGTCTACTCCGAGCTCCTCGAGGCGACCGCCAGCTCGCCGTCCCAGCGCTGGAGCGACCTGCTCTTCCCGGTCCTCGACATCGTGCTGGCCACGGTGGCCATGCTGCTGGTCCTCCGCACCCGGGGCGCGGACCGCCCGGCCCTGGCGATGGTCGCCGCCGGGTTCCTCCTCTACACCGTCGCCGACCTGGCGTTCGCCGTGCTCGCGGCGAAGGGCACCTTCGAGTGGGGCAGCTACGTCGACCTGCTGTGGATCGGCGGCTACCTCGTCATCTCCCTCGCCGCCTGGTACCCCAGCGAGCACGCCGACGCCGCCTCGCCCGGGGCCAACGGACCCGGCTCGGACGCCCGGGCGACCGTGCTGGTCTTCGCCGTGCTCTTCGTCGCGGGCGTCATCCAGGTCTCGGTCCGGGGGGACCACCTGCGCGCGACGGAGGCCGTGCTGTGGATCGCCCTCTTCCTGGCGGCCGCTGCGCGGCAGACCCTCCTCGCCGCCGACAACGCCGCCCTCCGCGTCGACCTCGAGCGTCGGGTGCGCGCGCAGACCGCCGACCTGAGGCGCCTGGCCCGGCAGAACGAGGTGCTGCTGACCTCGGTGGGCGACGGCATCTACGGCGTCGACCCCGCGGGCCGCGTCACCTTCGTCAACCCGGCCGGTGCGGCGCTCCTGGGCCACTCGCCCGACGACCTCCTCGGCAAGGTCGCCCACGACCACTTCCACGCGCCGGCCGTCGACGGCACGCCGTACCCCTCCGACGGCTGCTACATCAGCCAGGCGATCCGCAGCGGGACCGTCGCGCAGCCCGAGGAGGACGTCTACCTCCGCGCCGACGGCCAGACCTTCGCGGTCGAGATCACCGCCTCGCCGCTGCTGGACGACGACACCGTCCGGGGAGCCGTCGTCGTCTTCCGGGACGTCACCCAGCGCCGCGAGGTCGAACGGATGAAGAACGAGTTCCTCTCGGTGGTCAGCCACGAGCTGCGCACCCCGCTGACCTCGATCCGGGGCTCCCTCGGACTCCTCGCCGGCGGAAGCCTGGGCGAGCTCCCGGAGCGGGCCGGGCCCCTGGTCACCATCGCCCTGCAGAGCAGCGAGCGGCTCACCCGCCTGATCAACGACCTGCTCGACATCGAGCGCATCGAGTCCGGGACCCGGCCGATGACCGTGGCCGTCCTCGAGGCCGCCGACCTCGTCGCGACGGCCGCGCACCAGATCGAGGGCCTGGCCACCCAGATGCGGGTCCGGATCGAGGTCGGCGACACGAGCGGGCGGGTGCTCGCCGACGAGGACCGGATCATCCAGACCCTCACCAACCTGCTCGGCAACGCCATCACCTACTCCGAGCCCGGCGGCGTGGTCCACCTCGAGGCGCGGGAGCAGGGCGGCGAGGTCGTCTTCACGGTCCGCGACCAGGGGCGCGGGATCCCGGCCGAGAAGCTGGAGAGCATCTTCGAGCCCTTCGAGCAGGTCGACTCCTCCGACGCCCGCCAGAAGGGCGGCACCGGACTGGGGCTCGCGATCAGCCGCGGCATCGTGGAGGGGCACGGCGGGCGGATCTGGGCGGCGAACGCGCCCGGCCGCGGCGCCGTGCTGACGTTCACCCTCCCCTCGCCCCGACGGTCGGGGGCCGAACCCGGGGCCGCGGCGCGACGGTCCTCCCGACCGACGGCCTAG
- a CDS encoding TIGR03619 family F420-dependent LLM class oxidoreductase, which translates to MRFTYAEAMTRASFYGPLAQAAEAAGYTSMTVADSLIYPEESDSTYPYTDTGDREFLEDKEFIETMVLCAHLFALTSTLRLTPFVLKLPVRPPVLVAKQASSLAHLSGNRLGLGVGLSPWPEDFEALGVPWERRGKRMDECMDVLRGLTSGEFFGYRGDFYDFPPLKQCPAPTERIPLLVGGHADAALRRAVVKGDGWMHAGGDGEELDRLLARLAEIRKAEGDERDDFEVHVISYDAYDPDGIKRLEDKGVTDCIVGFRVPYIKGPDTEPLEKKIEHLERYAENVIAKVGT; encoded by the coding sequence ATGCGATTCACCTACGCCGAGGCGATGACCCGGGCGTCCTTCTACGGACCGCTCGCCCAGGCCGCCGAGGCCGCGGGCTACACGAGCATGACGGTGGCCGACAGCCTGATCTACCCGGAGGAGTCGGACTCGACCTACCCCTACACCGACACCGGCGACCGGGAGTTCCTCGAGGACAAGGAGTTCATCGAGACGATGGTGCTCTGCGCGCACCTGTTCGCGCTGACCAGCACCCTGCGGCTCACGCCCTTCGTCCTCAAGCTGCCCGTGCGCCCGCCGGTGCTGGTCGCCAAGCAGGCGTCCTCGCTGGCGCACCTGTCCGGCAACCGCCTCGGGCTCGGCGTCGGCCTGTCCCCCTGGCCCGAGGACTTCGAGGCCCTCGGCGTGCCGTGGGAGCGCCGCGGCAAGCGGATGGACGAGTGCATGGATGTCCTGCGCGGGCTGACGAGCGGCGAGTTCTTCGGCTACCGGGGCGACTTCTACGACTTCCCGCCGCTCAAGCAGTGCCCGGCGCCGACCGAGCGGATCCCGTTGCTGGTGGGCGGCCACGCCGACGCGGCCCTGCGCCGCGCCGTCGTGAAGGGCGACGGCTGGATGCACGCCGGCGGTGACGGCGAGGAGCTCGACCGGCTGCTAGCCCGCCTGGCCGAGATCCGCAAGGCGGAGGGCGACGAGCGCGACGACTTCGAGGTGCACGTCATCTCCTACGACGCCTACGACCCCGACGGGATCAAGCGGCTCGAGGACAAGGGCGTCACCGACTGCATCGTCGGCTTCCGGGTGCCCTACATCAAGGGCCCCGACACCGAGCCGCTGGAGAAGAAGATCGAGCACCTCGAGCGCTACGCCGAGAACGTCATCGCCAAGGTCGGCACGTGA
- a CDS encoding SDR family oxidoreductase, producing MNLDTGAARPARSPKLLEDKVVVLSGVGPGLGRALGEEAARMGADLVLVSRTERRLQKMAEVVRSHGRRALVVPTDITDEDQRAALVRAALDEFGRVDCLINNAFGIPPMDPLTTLDLDGLRAANETNVFAPLRLSALFADALAESQGSVIMLNSCVMYSSQPEYAGYKLSKGALAHLSSSLATELGPRGIRVNSVAPSYIYEDVNKAYFDWLASEQGVTHEEIYRQKAQPTDLKRLATPDEVARATLFLASDLASAVTGQVLTVDCGEFHSR from the coding sequence GTGAATCTCGACACGGGCGCTGCGCGCCCTGCTCGATCACCGAAGCTGCTCGAGGACAAGGTCGTCGTGCTGTCCGGTGTCGGCCCGGGGCTGGGCCGCGCGCTCGGCGAGGAGGCCGCGAGGATGGGGGCCGACCTGGTCCTGGTCAGCCGCACCGAGCGCCGCCTGCAGAAGATGGCCGAGGTGGTGCGCTCGCACGGCCGCCGCGCCCTCGTCGTCCCGACCGACATCACCGACGAGGACCAGCGGGCCGCGCTGGTGCGGGCCGCGCTGGACGAGTTCGGCCGCGTCGACTGCCTGATCAACAACGCCTTCGGGATCCCGCCGATGGACCCGCTCACGACGCTCGACCTCGACGGCCTGCGCGCGGCCAACGAGACCAACGTCTTCGCCCCGCTGCGGCTCTCGGCGCTCTTCGCCGACGCCCTGGCGGAGTCGCAGGGGTCGGTCATCATGCTGAACTCCTGTGTCATGTACTCCTCGCAGCCGGAGTACGCCGGCTACAAGCTCAGCAAGGGGGCGCTGGCGCACCTGTCCTCGTCGCTGGCGACCGAGCTCGGCCCGCGTGGCATCCGGGTCAACAGCGTCGCGCCGTCCTACATCTACGAGGACGTCAACAAGGCCTACTTCGACTGGCTGGCCTCCGAGCAGGGCGTCACCCACGAGGAGATCTACCGGCAGAAGGCCCAGCCCACGGACCTGAAGCGGCTGGCCACGCCCGACGAGGTCGCGCGGGCGACGCTCTTCCTCGCCAGCGACCTCGCGAGCGCGGTGACGGGGCAGGTGCTGACCGTCGACTGCGGGGAGTTCCACTCCCGATGA
- a CDS encoding MFS transporter has translation MTWRDRFRAMRMDVTPLRESRDFRLLFLAGTVFYLGGMVTYVAIPYQIYTLTGSNFAVGAIGLVELVPLVVFGLYGGALADHVDRRRLLIWTGVAQAGFTVVLAVNAFGDDPHVPLIFVVAGLLASSSAMQRPSREALMPRTVRHDQITAANNLTSLGMQIGVLVGPAIGGLLVAYVGIGWCYTVDIAGLGVATLMFVLMRPYPHRAETTPPSLAGIRDGLRYALGRRDLLGTYLVDIAAMLLALPVVLFPALAKEVFARPELLGLLYSAETVGALVATALSGWTTRVHLHGRAIVIAAAAYGACVGLAGLMPSIWLVMLFLALSGAADMVSATFRGTVWNQTIPETMRGRLAGIEMLSYSIGPLGGQVRAGAVADLWSVRGSIASGGFACIAGVGLTALALRDFWTYDARTDEHAVAERAARALAGEQVELG, from the coding sequence GTGACCTGGCGTGACCGCTTCCGGGCGATGCGGATGGACGTGACCCCCCTGCGGGAGTCGCGCGACTTCCGGCTCCTCTTCCTGGCCGGCACCGTCTTCTACCTCGGCGGCATGGTCACCTACGTCGCGATCCCCTACCAGATCTACACGCTCACCGGCTCCAACTTCGCGGTCGGTGCGATCGGCCTGGTCGAGCTGGTGCCGCTCGTCGTCTTCGGCCTGTACGGCGGTGCGCTGGCCGACCACGTCGACCGCCGCAGGCTGCTGATCTGGACGGGGGTCGCCCAGGCCGGGTTCACCGTCGTGCTGGCCGTCAACGCGTTCGGCGACGACCCCCACGTGCCGCTGATCTTCGTGGTGGCCGGCCTGCTGGCCTCGAGCTCGGCCATGCAGCGGCCCTCCCGCGAGGCGCTCATGCCACGCACGGTCCGCCACGACCAGATCACCGCCGCCAACAACCTGACCAGCCTCGGCATGCAGATCGGCGTGCTGGTCGGGCCGGCGATCGGCGGCCTGCTGGTGGCCTACGTCGGCATCGGCTGGTGCTACACCGTCGACATCGCGGGGCTCGGCGTCGCGACCCTGATGTTCGTCCTGATGCGGCCCTACCCGCACCGCGCCGAGACCACGCCGCCCAGCCTGGCCGGCATCCGCGACGGACTGCGCTACGCCCTCGGCCGCCGCGACCTGCTCGGCACCTACCTCGTCGACATCGCGGCCATGCTGCTCGCCCTGCCGGTGGTGCTCTTCCCGGCCCTGGCCAAGGAGGTCTTCGCGCGTCCCGAGCTCCTCGGCCTGCTCTACTCCGCCGAGACCGTCGGTGCCCTCGTGGCGACCGCCCTCAGCGGCTGGACCACGCGGGTGCACCTCCACGGCCGGGCGATCGTGATCGCCGCCGCGGCGTACGGCGCGTGTGTCGGGCTGGCGGGCCTGATGCCGAGCATCTGGCTGGTGATGCTGTTCCTGGCGTTGTCCGGCGCGGCCGACATGGTCTCGGCGACGTTCCGCGGCACGGTGTGGAACCAGACGATCCCCGAGACGATGCGGGGCCGACTCGCGGGCATCGAGATGCTGTCCTACTCGATCGGCCCGCTGGGCGGGCAGGTCCGGGCCGGCGCGGTGGCCGACCTGTGGAGCGTCCGCGGCTCGATCGCCAGCGGTGGCTTCGCCTGCATCGCCGGCGTCGGGCTCACGGCCCTCGCGCTGCGCGACTTCTGGACCTACGACGCGAGGACCGACGAGCACGCGGTCGCCGAGAGGGCGGCCCGCGCGCTCGCCGGTGAGCAGGTCGAGCTGGGGTGA
- a CDS encoding response regulator, translating into MVRTVLVVDDDDSIREITQLALEVVGGWRVIAASGGAEALVLADRHQPDAVLLDVMMPEMDGPTTFRHLRDGATTRQIPVIFLTAKVQVGDHRMWDDLTVAGVIPKPFDPMGLCREVSGLLGWTD; encoded by the coding sequence ATGGTGCGCACGGTGCTGGTGGTGGACGACGACGACTCGATCCGGGAGATCACGCAACTGGCCCTCGAGGTCGTCGGCGGCTGGCGGGTGATCGCCGCGTCCGGGGGCGCCGAGGCGCTCGTGCTGGCCGACCGGCACCAGCCCGACGCCGTCCTGCTCGACGTGATGATGCCGGAGATGGACGGGCCCACGACCTTCCGTCACCTGCGCGACGGCGCGACCACCCGCCAGATCCCGGTGATCTTCCTGACCGCCAAGGTGCAGGTGGGCGACCACCGGATGTGGGACGACCTGACGGTGGCCGGGGTGATCCCCAAGCCCTTCGACCCGATGGGGTTGTGCCGGGAGGTCTCAGGTCTGCTCGGCTGGACGGACTGA
- a CDS encoding sulfotransferase family protein, with product MSRVRDDVGSYDDIAAAAVRTTGLEDFGGTAHEEGLRILVEDLNSPEAGLTGVGNYFQRGQVKSALVGRLLTQLRFGEHPEHADVPVERPIFVVGLPRTGTTALHRLLNADPAHQGLELWLTEFPQPRPPRESWEQDPVFTAMQAAFSEHHVENPEFMGIHYMDATSVEECWRLLRQTGKSISYESLAHVPRYSAWLAEQDWTDAYARHRANLQLIGLNDPEKRWVLKNPSHLAALDALMAVYPDALVVHTHRDPVTSIASACSLSAEATAGHSTTFVGETIGRTQLAMLARSWRSFEEARTHHDPAQFVDVDYGAFVQDPVGTTRGIYDAFGLDWTRAAAAAVEQIDAESRRGGRRPAHRYDLADYGLTEGDVRAAFG from the coding sequence ATGAGCCGGGTCCGGGACGACGTCGGCTCGTACGACGACATCGCGGCCGCGGCCGTGCGCACCACGGGGCTCGAGGACTTCGGCGGCACCGCGCACGAGGAGGGTCTGCGGATCCTCGTCGAGGACCTCAACTCCCCGGAGGCGGGGCTGACGGGCGTGGGCAACTACTTCCAGCGCGGCCAGGTCAAGAGCGCGCTGGTCGGGCGGCTGCTCACCCAGCTCCGGTTCGGCGAGCACCCCGAGCACGCCGACGTGCCGGTCGAGCGACCGATCTTCGTGGTCGGCCTGCCCCGCACCGGCACGACCGCGCTGCACCGGCTCCTCAACGCCGACCCGGCCCACCAGGGCCTGGAGCTGTGGCTCACCGAGTTCCCCCAGCCCCGGCCGCCGCGCGAGAGCTGGGAGCAGGACCCGGTCTTCACCGCCATGCAGGCGGCGTTCAGCGAGCACCACGTCGAGAACCCCGAGTTCATGGGGATCCACTACATGGACGCCACGTCCGTGGAGGAGTGCTGGCGGCTGCTGCGCCAGACCGGCAAGTCGATCAGCTACGAGTCGCTGGCCCACGTGCCGCGCTACTCCGCGTGGCTGGCGGAGCAGGACTGGACCGACGCCTACGCCCGCCACCGGGCCAACCTCCAGCTGATCGGGCTCAACGACCCGGAGAAGCGCTGGGTCCTGAAGAACCCCTCCCACCTGGCCGCCCTCGACGCCCTCATGGCGGTCTACCCCGACGCGCTGGTCGTGCACACCCACCGCGACCCGGTCACCTCGATCGCCTCGGCGTGCTCGCTGTCGGCCGAGGCCACCGCGGGGCACTCGACCACCTTCGTCGGCGAGACGATCGGCCGGACCCAGCTCGCCATGCTCGCCCGCTCGTGGCGCTCCTTCGAGGAGGCCCGCACCCACCACGACCCGGCGCAGTTCGTCGACGTGGACTACGGGGCGTTCGTCCAGGACCCGGTCGGCACCACACGCGGGATCTACGACGCCTTCGGGCTGGACTGGACAAGGGCCGCGGCCGCAGCGGTCGAGCAGATCGACGCAGAGTCGCGGCGCGGCGGGCGCCGGCCCGCGCACCGCTACGACCTGGCCGACTACGGCCTCACCGAGGGCGACGTACGCGCTGCCTTCGGGTGA
- a CDS encoding nuclear transport factor 2 family protein — MDVQQLSDRLEIADVLVRYTRAIDTGDWDRLDAVFTPDAQIDYTQSGGIEGGYATVKPWLAEHLPIFPRRMHTLGQVEVRYDGGGAGGDAADVAAYFHNPMMMPAGDGAEVLVEFGGIYHHRMVRTADGWRSERLVEELVWKRGL, encoded by the coding sequence ATGGACGTCCAGCAGCTCTCCGACCGGCTCGAGATCGCCGACGTGCTGGTCCGGTACACGCGGGCGATCGACACGGGTGACTGGGACCGCCTCGACGCGGTCTTCACCCCGGACGCGCAGATCGACTACACGCAGTCCGGCGGGATCGAGGGCGGCTACGCCACGGTCAAGCCGTGGCTGGCCGAGCACCTGCCGATCTTCCCGCGGCGGATGCACACGCTGGGGCAGGTCGAGGTCCGGTACGACGGAGGTGGTGCGGGTGGCGACGCGGCCGACGTGGCGGCGTACTTCCACAACCCGATGATGATGCCGGCAGGCGACGGGGCGGAGGTGCTGGTCGAGTTCGGTGGGATCTACCACCACCGGATGGTCCGCACCGCCGACGGCTGGCGCAGCGAGCGGCTCGTGGAGGAGCTGGTGTGGAAGCGGGGCCTGTGA
- a CDS encoding cytochrome P450, producing MTTVERDVHDLTEQRFTRMRPFGGDAPPPIDTSGLPPGPRWPVFLQSAGLLRFRHRFVPYLHRRYGDVFTVRIIPGGRPLVLFTRPEHAKEIFAGDPEVFHAGKGNAILGPIMGEHSLLLQDSGEHKRARKLLMPAFNGHALRGYEALVTEVAAAEAAHWTRGAELRALDRMNAVTLEVILRVVFGVTDETRLAELRPRVNKTVDISPAILLGWGYPALQKFGPWKKTVQNQHELDQLIYREIRERRAAPDLAERTDVLSRLILIEDGGDALTDTELRDQLVTLLLAGHETTATALAWALHEIGRSPEQLARARTAALEGDDAWLDAVMKESMRLHPVIPMVVRTLMKPATVGGIDLPAGTTIGPSILVAHSRPENHPDPDRFDPERFLGHNPPTNTWIPFGGGVRRCIGAGFSLMEGVAVLREVLRAWDVTAVGEDEPKVRNITSVPRNGARIRVTARA from the coding sequence GTGACCACGGTCGAGCGCGATGTCCATGACCTCACCGAGCAGCGCTTCACCCGGATGCGCCCGTTCGGGGGTGACGCGCCGCCGCCGATCGACACGAGCGGGCTGCCGCCGGGCCCGCGCTGGCCGGTCTTCCTGCAGAGCGCGGGGCTGCTGCGCTTCCGGCACCGCTTCGTGCCCTACCTCCACCGCAGGTACGGCGACGTCTTCACCGTGCGGATCATCCCCGGCGGCCGGCCGCTGGTCCTGTTCACGCGGCCCGAGCACGCCAAGGAGATCTTCGCGGGCGACCCGGAGGTCTTCCACGCCGGCAAGGGCAACGCGATCCTGGGCCCGATCATGGGGGAGCACTCGCTGCTCCTCCAGGACTCCGGTGAGCACAAGCGGGCGCGCAAGCTGCTGATGCCGGCCTTCAACGGCCACGCCCTGCGCGGCTACGAGGCCCTCGTGACCGAGGTCGCCGCGGCGGAGGCCGCCCACTGGACGCGGGGCGCCGAGCTCCGGGCGCTGGACCGGATGAACGCCGTCACCCTCGAGGTGATCCTCCGGGTCGTCTTCGGGGTCACCGACGAGACCCGGCTCGCCGAGCTGCGCCCCCGGGTCAACAAGACCGTCGACATCAGCCCCGCGATCCTGCTCGGCTGGGGCTACCCCGCCCTGCAGAAGTTCGGTCCGTGGAAGAAGACCGTGCAGAACCAGCACGAGCTCGACCAGCTGATCTACCGCGAGATCCGCGAGCGCCGGGCGGCTCCCGACCTGGCCGAGCGCACCGACGTCCTCTCGCGGCTGATCCTGATCGAGGACGGCGGCGACGCGCTCACCGACACCGAGCTCCGCGACCAGCTCGTGACCCTGCTGCTCGCGGGCCACGAGACCACCGCCACCGCGCTGGCCTGGGCCCTCCACGAGATCGGCCGCTCCCCGGAGCAGCTCGCCCGCGCCCGGACGGCCGCGCTCGAGGGCGACGACGCCTGGCTCGACGCGGTGATGAAGGAGTCGATGCGGCTGCACCCGGTCATCCCGATGGTCGTGCGGACCCTGATGAAGCCCGCGACCGTCGGCGGCATCGACCTGCCGGCCGGCACCACGATCGGGCCGTCGATCCTGGTCGCCCACAGCCGGCCGGAGAACCACCCCGACCCGGACCGCTTCGACCCCGAGCGCTTCCTGGGCCACAACCCGCCCACCAACACCTGGATCCCGTTCGGTGGCGGCGTACGTCGCTGCATCGGCGCAGGCTTCTCGCTGATGGAGGGCGTCGCCGTGCTCCGCGAGGTGCTGCGCGCCTGGGACGTGACCGCGGTCGGGGAGGACGAGCCGAAGGTCCGCAACATCACCAGCGTCCCGAGGAACGGGGCGCGGATCCGGGTGACCGCTCGCGCCTGA